The proteins below come from a single Papaver somniferum cultivar HN1 chromosome 11, ASM357369v1, whole genome shotgun sequence genomic window:
- the LOC113321194 gene encoding UDP-glycosyltransferase 91C1-like, whose translation METKENQYHIVFFPWLAFGHIIPFLELSKSLASNGNGDIQISFISTPSIIKRLPPIYPPSLKNRISFVSVDLPSVDNLPAGCEATVDLKDGEQTQYLKIAYDELQAPVEKFLNEMKPDLVIFDVINCWIPDVGAKLNIRTAFFSVFSAPLLAFVGPISEYKDSNSERTPEYLTSVPEWIPFSSSLACRHHDAIGFNEVMNSKDATGLSTGDRLVRVVEGCTFVLLKSVVELDGDYVNLLKDLYQKPIIPIGLLPPRAHGSSASSKSGDSSTNINSEMFHWLDRQQPRSVVYVSFGSEYKMSIDEIHELAFGLESSELPFLWVLRKPEGIDQSSLLPSGFEDRIKSRGYMCFGWISQVEVLSHTAIGGSLFHSGSGSISENLFFGHNQILMPMIIDQGINARFLVEKGLGFEVQRNEDGSFTRDAVAEAMRIVMVEPEGQQLRQKTTEMSKNIFSDYDLHEDYIQKFVSSLGPLLNKE comes from the coding sequence ATGGAAACTAAAGAAAATCAATACCATATTGTGTTTTTTCCATGGTTAGCATTTGGTCATATTATACCATTTCTTGAGTTATCGAAGAGTTTAGCTTCAAATGGAAATGGTGATATTCAAATATCTTTCATATCTACACCAAGTATTATCAAAAGACTACCACCAATTTATCCACCAAGTTTAAAGAATCGTATCAGTTTTGTCTCGGTCGATTTGCCTTCCGTCGATAACTTACCTGCTGGTTGTGAAGCAACCGTGGATCTAAAAGATGGGGAGCAAACCCAGTATCTGAAGATAGCATATGATGAATTGCAAGCACCGGTCGAAAAGTTTTTGAATGAAATGAAGCCAGATCTGGTAATATTCGATGTCATTAACTGTTGGATACCGGATGTTGGAGCCAAACTCAATATTCGTACTGCTTTTTTTAGTGTGTTTTCTGCACCATTGTTGGCATTTGTTGGACCAATATCGGAATATAAAGACTCAAACAGCGAACGCACGCCGGAGTATTTAACATCAGTACCGGAATGGATCCCTTTTTCTTCAAGTCTTGCATGTCGACACCATGATGCTATAGGTTTTAATGAAGTCATGAACTCTAAAGATGCAACTGGACTTTCAACGGGTGACAGACTAGTAAGAGTTGTTGAAGGTTGTACCTTCGTTTTACTCAAAAGTGTTGTTGAACTTGATGGAGACTATGTGAATCTCCTCAAAGATCTCTACCAGAAACCTATTATTCCGATTGGTTTACTACCACCTCGTGCACATGGTTCATCGGCTAGTAGCAAATCCGGCGATTCCAGCACGAATATTAATTCTGAAATGTTCCATTGGCTAGATAGACAACAACCTAGATCTGTTGTTTATGTGTCATTCGGAAGTGAATACAAAATGAGTATAGATGAAATTCATGAGCTAGCATTTGGATTGGAATCTTCCGAGTTACCATTCTTGTGGGTACTAAGGAAGCCAGAAGGAATTGATCAATCAAGTCTACTACCATCCGGTTTTGAGGATAGAATCAAAAGTAGAGGATATATGTGCTTTGGATGGATCTCTCAAGTAGAGGTTTTATCTCATACGGCGATTGGAGGGAGTTTGTTTCACAGTGGGTCGGGTTCTATTTCTGAGAACCTCTTCTTCGGACATAACCAAATCCTAATGCCAATGATCATTGACCAAGGTATCAATGCCAGGTTCTTAGTTGAAAAGGGACTTGGTTTTGAAGTTCAAAGAAATGAAGACGGTTCTTTTACCAGAGATGCAGTAGCAGAAGCAATGAGGATTGTGATGGTAGAACCAGAGGGACAACAATTGCGACAGAAGACAACTGAGATGAGCAAGAACATTTTCTCCGACTATGATCTCCATGAAGATTACATACAAAAATTTGTTTCTTCATTAGGCCCCTTACTAAATAAAGAGTAA